The following proteins are encoded in a genomic region of candidate division WOR-3 bacterium:
- a CDS encoding PAS domain-containing protein, with amino-acid sequence MEKLILTPTEISAFLLHDNKCVLIEEGRIIYANESMRFLFSSDPIGYFVTDLFQKEDFSENSRLNALLRKPQKSYCFWLGVHMVIDRIIYPSNILVSSISIKNKWIWRLYAFFDIDDFFKRYFSSSFLDYIPDAVAFLDTESNIISANKVFLETFGYQSKDEIFKKNIDNLIVPKNEYNSGKELTKNIMRGMRLGQDDVPRIRKDGSAIWVSIAGGPVYFEDEKYSKNDTEPIGIVVIYRDVTDVHENRIKTASQETRIQNYYEHKMKANDTENIQESMDIIANGFLENSFLGVYFNINTEKGRCIIRKGFFENKSFDEAVEKNLKQKYRKKMIYITEKNYHVLDLPKTCSSVVGKNELKLLFSPIISDEDINVNEFPANYIIAVSEPDNHEYKEELFSMYSQTIHILTQKNILKENRENLLKTEVLLQTAGAVSHHITQPLTVAMLAISQVKETCADQKTKKQLDIIMDSLKRMESEIAKLRNIAEYNTEKYIGDTKIINLN; translated from the coding sequence ATGGAAAAATTAATCCTCACTCCCACTGAAATTAGCGCATTTCTTCTGCACGACAACAAATGCGTTCTCATCGAAGAGGGCAGGATCATATACGCAAATGAAAGCATGAGATTCCTGTTTTCCTCCGACCCGATAGGATATTTCGTCACTGATCTTTTCCAAAAAGAAGATTTCTCGGAAAATTCCAGACTGAATGCGCTGCTCCGAAAACCTCAAAAATCTTATTGTTTTTGGCTGGGCGTTCATATGGTCATAGACAGGATCATATACCCCTCCAACATACTTGTTTCTTCAATAAGCATAAAAAACAAATGGATTTGGAGACTGTACGCCTTTTTTGACATAGACGATTTTTTTAAAAGATATTTTTCGTCGTCTTTTTTGGATTACATCCCGGACGCTGTAGCATTTCTCGATACGGAAAGCAACATAATCAGCGCCAATAAAGTTTTTCTCGAAACATTCGGCTATCAAAGCAAAGACGAGATTTTCAAAAAAAACATTGACAATCTTATAGTCCCCAAAAATGAATATAATTCCGGAAAGGAACTGACTAAAAACATAATGCGGGGCATGAGACTCGGGCAGGATGACGTTCCGAGGATTCGCAAAGACGGTTCGGCTATCTGGGTCAGCATAGCGGGAGGACCGGTTTATTTCGAAGACGAAAAATACAGCAAAAATGACACAGAACCTATCGGGATAGTGGTGATTTACCGGGACGTAACCGACGTCCATGAAAACCGCATAAAAACAGCCTCGCAGGAAACCAGGATCCAGAACTATTACGAACACAAAATGAAGGCTAACGACACAGAAAACATACAAGAAAGCATGGACATTATAGCCAACGGCTTTCTTGAAAATTCATTTTTAGGAGTTTACTTCAATATTAATACAGAAAAAGGAAGATGTATTATCCGGAAAGGATTTTTCGAAAACAAATCTTTCGATGAAGCCGTCGAAAAAAATCTGAAACAAAAATACAGAAAAAAAATGATTTACATAACTGAAAAAAATTATCACGTCCTCGATTTACCCAAAACCTGTTCCTCTGTCGTCGGTAAAAACGAATTGAAGCTACTTTTTTCACCTATCATTTCGGACGAAGACATTAATGTAAACGAGTTTCCGGCAAATTACATAATAGCTGTCAGTGAACCCGATAACCACGAATACAAAGAAGAACTCTTTTCGATGTACAGCCAAACCATACACATTTTGACTCAGAAGAATATACTAAAGGAAAATCGTGAAAATCTCCTGAAAACCGAGGTTCTTTTACAGACAGCCGGAGCCGTATCGCACCATATCACACAGCCCCTGACTGTCGCGATGCTGGCGATTTCTCAGGTCAAAGAGACCTGTGCGGATCAGAAAACAAAAAAACAGCTGGATATTATCATGGATTCTCTTAAAAGAATGGAAAGCGAAATCGCAAAACTCCGTAACATAGCAGAATATAACACAGAAAAGTATATTGGCGACACTAAGATAATAAATTTAAACTGA
- a CDS encoding creatininase family protein yields the protein MERNILGLNNIELTEIIREKSIDTVILPVGTIEAHGIAPLGTDVIIPDKISQDIAGGLNALIAPAVPYGLTGGLLPYNGSMTLTKDTFENLLFEISVSLKKTGFKKIVINNGHGGNMASLKNVAERVYRETGLFVVTVHWWIHCADLSEEIFKKTGGHAAIDETAMIQAVCPELVRWEYSTKISKYCPHKGIDSVPVPSTVIVYDGSGGDPVNDPELSRIFYDSVVKKVLQTVSEVLKNIDFWVSLNLLS from the coding sequence ATGGAAAGGAATATCCTCGGTTTAAACAATATCGAACTTACGGAGATTATTAGAGAGAAGTCAATTGACACTGTAATTCTTCCAGTAGGAACGATTGAAGCTCATGGAATTGCCCCTCTGGGCACGGACGTAATCATACCCGATAAAATTTCCCAAGACATAGCTGGAGGTTTGAACGCTTTGATAGCTCCGGCAGTTCCCTACGGATTGACCGGCGGATTACTCCCGTACAATGGCTCCATGACGCTGACAAAAGACACTTTTGAAAATTTGCTGTTTGAAATTTCTGTTTCTCTTAAGAAAACCGGTTTCAAAAAGATTGTGATAAACAACGGACACGGAGGCAACATGGCTTCCCTGAAAAATGTTGCCGAAAGGGTATACAGAGAAACCGGTCTTTTTGTAGTCACCGTGCACTGGTGGATACACTGCGCGGATCTGTCTGAAGAAATATTCAAAAAAACGGGAGGACACGCGGCGATTGATGAAACCGCCATGATTCAAGCTGTGTGTCCGGAGCTTGTCAGATGGGAATATTCGACAAAAATTTCAAAATACTGCCCTCATAAAGGCATTGATTCGGTACCCGTCCCTTCAACCGTGATTGTATATGACGGATCGGGAGGTGATCCGGTAAATGATCCTGAGCTTTCCCGAATATTCTATGATTCAGTTGTAAAGAAAGTGTTGCAAACGGTTTCGGAGGTCCTCAAGAATATTGATTTTTGGGTCAGTTTAAATTTATTATCTTAG
- a CDS encoding TlpA family protein disulfide reductase, producing the protein MKRAMILLSVVTLLTGIFTCGSSQGSGTATNSSASESGIFSMVSFTNSDMKVGSNFPEMAWLDGGDTVKLTSLGAKAYLIDFWATWCGPCRAEIPHLIEFQEELGSKGLVVIGISVDDNMGVLPAFVSSNKINYMTLHTTNSDFMSMALAPGGGAIPQTYILNSSGKIVKSFVGFSPDMQGEMEEALENILK; encoded by the coding sequence TTGAAACGCGCTATGATTTTACTCTCGGTTGTAACTCTTTTGACAGGAATTTTCACATGTGGATCTTCTCAAGGCAGCGGAACAGCGACAAATTCTTCGGCTTCCGAATCAGGAATTTTTTCAATGGTTTCTTTCACGAATTCTGACATGAAAGTCGGCAGCAATTTTCCGGAAATGGCCTGGCTTGACGGCGGAGACACAGTTAAGCTCACTTCTTTGGGAGCAAAAGCATACTTGATAGATTTCTGGGCGACATGGTGCGGACCTTGCAGAGCCGAGATTCCTCATCTCATTGAATTCCAGGAGGAATTGGGAAGCAAAGGTTTAGTTGTGATAGGAATCAGTGTTGACGACAATATGGGAGTCTTGCCCGCCTTCGTTTCCTCAAACAAAATAAATTACATGACGCTTCATACCACTAACAGCGATTTCATGTCCATGGCTCTTGCCCCTGGAGGGGGAGCGATACCTCAAACTTACATTCTGAATTCATCGGGAAAGATAGTTAAATCTTTCGTCGGCTTCTCGCCCGACATGCAGGGAGAGATGGAGGAGGCGCTGGAAAATATCCTGAAATAA
- a CDS encoding zinc-ribbon domain-containing protein — MIIECPRCKTRYSVKDSEVPNGGAPVECIECGNIFTIFVEPLPLILTRISREEAEIEFQKFSSRQAVQNQTFSGKSDLFEKSVSQPKKKESILDETEMFRNEFEMPIKQKKQDFTSFPDDFGFQKQTPKTEKPDIIKQGNPFDLSGLTSKPKPVFEDSFSIQSGGGITQHKKDLKPADDFRSKSSQETTQSTSSLEEFFNIPKTPEDKLRNLASRVVNELKMYYPEESDESAKTGKIPVNLLNEIKKALQFYRQEAVKDADWDTAVVFFRDAINTIIGKGKILFR; from the coding sequence ATGATAATTGAATGTCCCCGTTGTAAGACAAGGTATTCAGTGAAAGATTCAGAGGTGCCCAATGGAGGAGCACCAGTCGAGTGCATTGAATGCGGTAATATTTTTACGATTTTTGTTGAACCTCTGCCTTTGATTTTAACCAGAATATCAAGAGAAGAAGCTGAAATCGAGTTTCAGAAATTTTCCAGCAGACAAGCAGTTCAAAACCAGACATTTTCGGGAAAATCAGATTTGTTTGAAAAAAGCGTTTCCCAACCGAAAAAGAAAGAATCCATTCTGGACGAAACCGAAATGTTCAGGAATGAGTTCGAAATGCCTATTAAACAGAAAAAGCAGGATTTTACGAGCTTTCCCGACGATTTCGGTTTTCAGAAACAGACGCCCAAAACAGAAAAACCCGATATAATAAAACAGGGTAACCCTTTTGACCTGAGTGGACTAACTTCGAAGCCGAAACCCGTTTTTGAAGATTCTTTTTCGATACAATCGGGAGGCGGCATTACTCAACATAAAAAAGATTTAAAACCGGCTGATGATTTCAGAAGCAAAAGCTCACAGGAAACGACGCAGAGTACATCCTCTCTCGAAGAATTTTTCAACATTCCCAAAACACCTGAAGATAAGCTGAGAAACCTGGCGAGCAGAGTAGTCAATGAGTTGAAAATGTATTATCCTGAAGAGTCGGATGAATCGGCAAAAACCGGAAAAATCCCGGTGAATCTTCTCAACGAAATAAAGAAAGCATTACAATTTTACAGACAGGAAGCGGTAAAAGATGCCGACTGGGACACGGCAGTCGTGTTTTTCCGCGACGCCATCAACACAATTATAGGAAAAGGAAAGATCCTTTTCCGGTAG
- a CDS encoding YifB family Mg chelatase-like AAA ATPase has protein sequence MYSVLFSSVLNGIEGVLVKVEVNLLKGIPSFGIVGLPDSSVKESRDRVQAAIYNSGLEFPVKKITVNLAPADVRKEGTSFDLPIAVSVILASRGIKKVTEDAAVIGELSLDGTCRPVSGVLPIIAGLKAKKVKKIILPSGNENEACMIKGVRVFPVASLRQTLEVILSDFKNGRFLCENIENTQNIPEYEFDFNEIKGQSFARRAFEISAAGSHNILLSGPPGAGKTMLARRYSSIMPDMTEEESLQTSLVWSAAGLLSRDKPVVKERPFRSPHHTASHVAIVGGGSDPKPGEVSLAHNGVLFLDEFPEFSKKTVESLRQPIEDGFVTISRMKGSVAYPSKFVLLGAMNPCPCGFRGDRFRQCTCSSGEVRKYLAKISGPILDRIDIHVDVPSLSFEEILESKATESSRDIKSRVTEARSIQTKRFESETNILCNSQIPGAKLQKYCGLENPAMSYLTEALKKLTMTARAYDKVLRISRTIADLDSSHVVKREHVAEALNYMQVDKRRFL, from the coding sequence ATGTATTCTGTACTTTTCAGCTCCGTGCTCAACGGTATTGAAGGAGTATTGGTCAAAGTCGAAGTGAATCTTCTGAAAGGCATTCCTTCATTTGGTATTGTAGGACTTCCTGACTCTTCAGTGAAAGAAAGCAGAGACAGGGTTCAGGCGGCTATCTACAATTCCGGCCTTGAATTTCCGGTGAAGAAAATTACGGTCAACCTGGCACCCGCCGATGTCAGAAAAGAGGGAACATCTTTTGATCTGCCTATAGCCGTATCAGTTATTCTTGCATCGAGAGGCATAAAAAAAGTAACTGAAGACGCTGCAGTTATAGGAGAGTTGTCTCTCGACGGAACTTGCAGGCCTGTCAGCGGTGTATTGCCAATAATAGCCGGTTTAAAAGCAAAAAAAGTGAAAAAGATCATTTTGCCTTCGGGTAATGAAAATGAAGCTTGTATGATTAAAGGAGTTCGTGTATTCCCCGTAGCGAGTCTCCGTCAGACTCTCGAAGTTATTTTGAGCGATTTCAAAAACGGACGATTCCTTTGCGAAAACATTGAAAATACTCAAAACATCCCTGAATACGAGTTCGATTTCAATGAGATCAAGGGTCAGTCTTTCGCCAGAAGAGCTTTTGAAATATCAGCAGCAGGCAGTCACAACATTCTGTTGTCCGGACCACCTGGAGCCGGTAAAACAATGCTAGCCAGAAGGTATTCTTCAATCATGCCTGATATGACAGAAGAGGAATCTTTACAGACCTCACTTGTATGGTCGGCAGCGGGATTACTTTCTCGCGATAAACCGGTTGTCAAAGAAAGGCCTTTTCGTTCTCCTCACCACACCGCTTCGCACGTGGCAATAGTTGGAGGCGGAAGCGATCCTAAACCGGGAGAAGTGAGTCTTGCTCATAACGGTGTCCTTTTTCTCGATGAGTTTCCTGAATTTTCAAAAAAAACAGTAGAGTCTCTCAGACAGCCTATTGAAGACGGTTTCGTTACAATATCGAGAATGAAGGGATCAGTAGCTTACCCTTCAAAGTTTGTGCTTTTGGGTGCAATGAATCCCTGTCCGTGCGGTTTCAGGGGCGACCGCTTCAGACAGTGTACGTGTTCATCCGGCGAAGTCAGGAAATATCTTGCGAAAATTTCCGGTCCGATCCTCGACAGGATAGATATCCACGTCGACGTGCCGTCTCTTTCTTTCGAAGAAATACTAGAATCAAAAGCGACTGAATCTTCTCGCGACATTAAAAGCAGAGTAACAGAAGCGCGAAGTATTCAAACCAAAAGATTTGAATCAGAGACGAACATTTTATGCAATTCACAAATTCCGGGTGCTAAGCTTCAGAAATACTGCGGGCTTGAAAATCCCGCCATGTCTTACCTCACAGAAGCGTTGAAAAAACTGACGATGACGGCAAGAGCTTACGACAAGGTTCTGAGAATTTCAAGGACCATCGCCGACCTCGATTCCAGCCATGTTGTGAAGCGCGAACACGTTGCTGAAGCCTTGAATTATATGCAAGTGGACAAAAGAAGGTTTTTGTGA
- the deoC gene encoding deoxyribose-phosphate aldolase, with the protein MISAKEVIKILDDFGNKKPSDALSPGDLRPYIEHTCLSADTTEDTVLKTSKEAVEAPFYALCVPPSRVRFAKDLIQGSGVKIVTVISFPMGYSSALIKAAEASYARDCGADEIDMVMNIGSVLEGNYTRVEKEVKAVVAALGEKIPVKVILETALLEREQIVISAFCAALNGASFVKTSTGFSTRGASIEDVSLLKSTADFVELNYGIKIKIKASGGIKDKKFAKTLIASGAERIGSSKSMSLI; encoded by the coding sequence ATGATATCGGCAAAGGAAGTTATTAAAATACTTGACGATTTTGGGAATAAAAAGCCTTCTGACGCTTTATCGCCCGGTGATTTGAGACCTTACATTGAACACACTTGCCTTTCAGCAGATACGACAGAGGATACAGTCTTAAAAACATCCAAAGAAGCAGTTGAAGCGCCTTTTTACGCTTTGTGCGTTCCTCCTTCTCGAGTGCGTTTTGCAAAAGACTTGATACAGGGATCGGGTGTAAAAATAGTGACAGTGATCTCTTTTCCGATGGGGTATTCATCGGCATTAATTAAAGCCGCCGAAGCTTCTTACGCGAGAGATTGCGGTGCCGATGAAATCGACATGGTGATGAACATAGGAAGCGTTCTCGAGGGGAATTACACGCGAGTTGAAAAAGAGGTAAAAGCTGTTGTAGCGGCCCTGGGGGAAAAAATCCCGGTTAAAGTCATTCTAGAAACGGCTCTCCTTGAACGTGAACAGATTGTAATTTCGGCTTTTTGCGCCGCTTTGAACGGGGCTTCTTTCGTAAAGACTTCCACCGGATTTTCCACAAGAGGCGCTTCCATAGAAGACGTGTCGCTCCTGAAATCAACTGCGGATTTTGTGGAGCTGAATTACGGAATAAAAATCAAGATAAAGGCTTCGGGCGGCATAAAAGACAAAAAATTCGCCAAAACCCTGATAGCGTCGGGAGCGGAGAGGATAGGTTCGTCAAAATCCATGTCTCTTATTTGA
- the tsaD gene encoding tRNA (adenosine(37)-N6)-threonylcarbamoyltransferase complex transferase subunit TsaD, whose product MLALGIETSCDDTSVAVLSGKEVLSNVKMEQGIHSEFGGVVPELASREHLRHILPLFYKALKISGIGEKDIELVSVTKGPGLIGSLLTGYVFAKTWAFCTEKPYVGVNHLEGHVYAGLLDCEELEFPFISLIISGGNTLLVLVKGHGEYELIGATRDDAAGEAIDKVGTLLGLKYPAGPEMEKLAEKGSSQYIKFPRPALPGFEFSYSGLKTAVLYALREMNAEEITEKKNDIAASFLEAMIESLMVKSLESLKAYKCRRLLLTGGVAANDILYKRFSLESGSKRFRVFRPKKEYCGDNAAMIAYLGQFVYKRNYASHSFSQKADPRLKFV is encoded by the coding sequence ATGCTCGCTCTCGGAATTGAAACTTCATGCGACGACACATCCGTCGCGGTTTTATCTGGAAAAGAAGTCCTCTCTAACGTGAAAATGGAGCAAGGGATCCATTCTGAATTCGGAGGAGTGGTCCCAGAACTGGCGAGCAGGGAGCACTTAAGGCATATACTGCCTTTGTTCTACAAAGCCCTGAAGATATCCGGTATAGGAGAAAAAGACATTGAGCTGGTTTCCGTCACCAAGGGACCGGGTCTTATTGGATCTCTTCTAACGGGGTATGTTTTTGCAAAGACCTGGGCTTTTTGTACCGAAAAACCTTACGTAGGCGTAAATCACCTTGAAGGCCACGTATACGCCGGTCTTCTCGACTGCGAGGAATTGGAATTTCCGTTCATCTCTCTCATTATTTCCGGGGGTAACACTTTGCTGGTCCTTGTGAAAGGTCACGGAGAATACGAATTAATAGGTGCGACGAGGGACGACGCTGCCGGAGAGGCCATTGACAAGGTTGGGACTCTTCTTGGTTTGAAATATCCCGCCGGTCCTGAAATGGAAAAACTTGCCGAAAAAGGCAGCTCTCAATACATAAAATTTCCTCGACCTGCTCTGCCAGGTTTTGAATTCAGTTATTCCGGTCTTAAGACTGCGGTTCTTTATGCCTTGAGGGAAATGAACGCTGAAGAGATTACAGAGAAAAAAAATGACATAGCGGCTTCTTTTCTCGAAGCAATGATTGAATCGCTGATGGTTAAATCCCTTGAATCCTTGAAGGCGTATAAATGCCGAAGATTACTGCTGACTGGAGGAGTTGCGGCAAACGACATCCTTTATAAAAGATTCTCTTTGGAGTCCGGATCAAAGAGATTCAGAGTCTTCAGGCCCAAAAAGGAATATTGCGGTGACAATGCCGCCATGATAGCTTATCTCGGTCAATTTGTTTACAAGAGAAATTATGCATCCCATAGTTTTTCACAAAAAGCCGATCCGAGATTGAAGTTTGTCTGA
- the ispG gene encoding flavodoxin-dependent (E)-4-hydroxy-3-methylbut-2-enyl-diphosphate synthase has translation MKQKPCIMRRKTRSVRIGSVVIGSGSPIAIQSMTNTPTKDAMATLEQIFELHENGCDLVRVSVPDKESAAALSKIIRRSPIPVIADIHYDYKLALKSLDSGVSKIRINPGNINSLEKIDSVINALRKYCSTVRIGINSGSLERELIPIYAENPSKALSKSAEKWTDYFMNKGVENLVVSIKSSSVQVTIAANRMFAKSTDVPLHLGITEAGTVRSGTVFSSVGLGILLYSGIGDTLRVSLSGDPVEEVIVAKKILSSLGLYENLPRVIACPTCARCSYDVIKISRKIENKLSKIKSPITVAVMGCSVNGPGEAKEADIGIAGGKNYVLLFKKGVAVAKLPKESAERFLWQEIKKLVT, from the coding sequence ATGAAACAAAAACCGTGCATAATGAGAAGAAAAACCAGATCCGTTCGAATTGGAAGTGTTGTGATAGGAAGTGGATCACCTATAGCTATCCAATCCATGACTAACACCCCCACGAAAGATGCGATGGCTACTCTTGAACAGATATTTGAACTTCACGAAAACGGGTGTGATCTCGTAAGAGTTTCTGTGCCCGACAAAGAATCTGCTGCTGCTCTTTCGAAAATAATCCGCCGTTCTCCCATACCTGTAATCGCTGACATCCATTACGATTACAAGCTCGCTCTGAAATCACTGGACTCCGGAGTTTCGAAGATCAGGATAAATCCCGGCAATATAAACTCTCTTGAAAAAATAGACTCCGTGATAAACGCGCTCCGAAAATACTGTTCCACCGTGAGAATCGGGATTAATTCAGGATCTCTCGAAAGAGAATTAATACCAATTTATGCAGAAAATCCTTCGAAGGCTCTTTCCAAAAGCGCAGAGAAGTGGACAGATTATTTTATGAATAAAGGGGTGGAAAATCTGGTGGTGTCAATTAAATCTTCTTCTGTACAGGTGACGATAGCGGCCAACAGGATGTTCGCAAAAAGCACAGACGTCCCCCTTCATCTCGGGATAACTGAAGCAGGAACAGTCAGATCAGGAACTGTGTTCTCGTCAGTCGGATTAGGGATTCTCCTTTACTCGGGTATTGGAGACACCTTGAGAGTTTCCCTGTCGGGAGACCCTGTCGAAGAAGTGATTGTGGCAAAAAAAATCCTGTCGTCGCTGGGTCTTTACGAGAACCTGCCCAGGGTTATCGCCTGCCCTACTTGCGCAAGATGCAGTTATGACGTCATAAAAATTTCAAGAAAAATTGAAAACAAGCTCAGTAAAATCAAATCACCGATAACAGTCGCCGTTATGGGATGCTCTGTAAACGGACCGGGAGAAGCGAAAGAAGCCGACATAGGAATAGCAGGCGGAAAGAATTACGTACTGTTGTTTAAAAAAGGCGTCGCCGTAGCCAAATTACCGAAAGAATCGGCAGAGAGATTTCTATGGCAGGAAATAAAGAAACTTGTCACATAG
- the coaE gene encoding dephospho-CoA kinase (Dephospho-CoA kinase (CoaE) performs the final step in coenzyme A biosynthesis.), with protein MAGNKETCHIAVTGKAGTGKSLAANYVSGLGFLLLDADKIGHAILEYPDVKNEIVRLMGSDIMQGGMIERCKLGETVFKYPEKLTLLNNIVWPKITGIIKNKLKEHKRTVTDAAVLPLWGIDELFDVILYLRSDTAQIFERLKKRGWNTDKIASVLKNQDWTKLPSSYIIINNDGTADELKTRIFEMLSSRGVI; from the coding sequence ATGGCAGGAAATAAAGAAACTTGTCACATAGCTGTAACAGGAAAAGCCGGAACGGGAAAATCTTTAGCTGCAAACTATGTATCCGGCCTCGGTTTTCTTCTTTTGGACGCAGATAAAATTGGCCACGCGATCCTTGAATATCCCGATGTAAAAAATGAAATAGTCCGTCTCATGGGTTCAGACATTATGCAAGGCGGCATGATTGAAAGATGCAAACTGGGAGAAACTGTGTTCAAATATCCTGAAAAACTTACACTGCTCAACAACATTGTTTGGCCAAAGATAACAGGAATTATAAAAAACAAGTTGAAAGAGCATAAAAGAACAGTTACCGACGCCGCTGTTCTGCCTCTTTGGGGGATTGACGAGTTATTCGATGTTATCTTATATTTAAGATCCGATACGGCTCAAATCTTCGAAAGGCTGAAAAAACGCGGATGGAATACAGATAAAATTGCATCTGTTCTTAAAAATCAAGACTGGACAAAACTTCCCTCATCGTACATCATAATAAATAATGACGGAACAGCCGATGAATTAAAAACAAGAATTTTTGAAATGCTTTCATCAAGAGGTGTTATATGA
- the rpmA gene encoding 50S ribosomal protein L27 — MAHKKGVGSSRNGRDSNPKFLGVKKFSSEKVSAGSIIVKQRGTPINPGTNVGKGRDDTLFALIDGIVKFENRKRKKFVSIYPETVK, encoded by the coding sequence ATGGCGCATAAGAAAGGCGTGGGCTCAAGCAGGAACGGAAGAGATTCGAATCCGAAATTCCTTGGAGTGAAAAAATTTTCTTCAGAAAAGGTTTCCGCCGGTTCTATTATAGTCAAACAGAGAGGAACTCCCATCAATCCCGGTACGAATGTCGGCAAGGGCAGAGACGACACTCTTTTCGCTTTGATTGACGGAATTGTTAAATTCGAAAATAGAAAAAGAAAAAAATTCGTCAGTATTTATCCCGAAACGGTTAAATAA
- the rplU gene encoding 50S ribosomal protein L21 — protein MEKKYAVVEINSGVQEIVSEGDVVRVPGFISEAGKSLEFDRVLFLRDGEKIKYGEPVIEGIKVTGEVISHKKGKKIRVFKMKSKKNYRRTAGSREYFTEVKISKIG, from the coding sequence ATTGAAAAGAAATACGCTGTGGTCGAGATAAACTCAGGAGTGCAGGAGATCGTCTCGGAAGGCGATGTCGTCAGAGTTCCTGGTTTTATCAGCGAAGCCGGAAAGAGCCTTGAATTCGACCGGGTTCTTTTTTTGAGGGACGGTGAAAAAATAAAATACGGAGAACCCGTAATCGAAGGCATAAAGGTCACCGGAGAAGTGATTTCCCACAAAAAGGGCAAGAAGATAAGAGTTTTTAAAATGAAGAGTAAAAAGAACTACCGCAGAACAGCGGGTTCGAGAGAATATTTCACGGAAGTTAAAATTTCAAAAATAGGTTGA